ttacaataaagttataattatattttagtgaaGTAGGAGGAAGAcctttatatagattattagtTAGGGATGCTGCGGGAGAAATGGAAGGAGTACTATTAAATGAAACTGTACCAGCATGGGTAGTTAATATTGTTGTGGATAAAAATCTTCcacaattcattaaaatatcattttatattcttccacATGCCACATCTGGcgtaaaaagtttaaaaaagtatGTGATAAACAAAtagttttttctataaatattatcaaataatataatatgaattttatatatatattttaagagatCGCTTAATCGCAAacgattttatacaaattcgtAAAGTAGCAGAACATGTTTGCGATAAAGTGCTTGGTGCTGGAAGTGACTCAGGATCAGTAGCTGGTGCTGGAAATACAGTTTCTGGAGGATCTCCAGCAGGAGATAGAACAAATACAGATTCAAATGCTGATAATTCTTCGCTGGCCGAAGAAAAAGTAGAATTGCTATGTAATGATCAAGTTTTAGATCCTTCTATGGATTTAAGAACTGTatgttctaatattttatgtaacaatatttatttaaatctatgaaatttttaattctttttaatttatattaggtGAGacattttatttggaaaagttCAGCAGATTTAATACTTCATTTTCGGCCAGTAAAATAGTTAGGGCTAAGTATATCGGAACAGAGATCACGAAAATGTGCCTGGTTTTATACCGTCATAAAGTAAGTAAATGCttttgtacaatattatttatacaatacttatttattaaaaataataatataaaaatattgcagaATTACGGAAAATATGTGGTCTAGTTGCAGAGTGTGCAACTTCACACTACCTtcttttcatgaaatattcaatcgaATTTCGATGAATGTTTCATTAGATGCTGCGACTGAAGACGAATAAAAGCCAGGTTACATGTagactatttaaaattaaatgagttTAAAGGCAATAATGTGTGGAAACATTAGTATAAATTGCTcatatttgtacatttatatCCTGTGgccaaatacaaaaataatttcaattattttatttttaaaaatgttttttgcgAAGTATTTACTGTCAGCCATTTATAGTCTtcccaatttaaaaatactgaaaaaaaagtttaagcacaaaaaaagtataaattgtaTGGCCCAGGAAACTATTATTGAGTGTAACTTCTAAATACCATGTTTTCTCATAtgctttttgaatttttttttattaatttcatgtaGCTATATGCTTTTatgatttgtaaataatatccatccttatttttttgataaaattagaaacaaatgtaattgaagaaatgaaatcaaagagatatatatgtataaacaatACTCCACACACCtgcctttttatttaaaaaaaaaagcaaactatgataggaagaaaaaaatgtcaatttatcattaatcaaattaaaattgaacagccaaattaataatttaatatttcctataataatataggaaGTAACATAGTATGTCTtcaatataagattaaattctgcctttaatactttcaattaattaaacttttcattAACGGATATATAATGATgtttcatatgaaaaaaaaaaacataaatacattacaattattaaaataaatatataaaataaatataaatatattggcaGAATTTGATTTTAGAAGACAAAtctataatagataaaaacacAAAGTGTGTagttaatcatatattaaaacatccattttattagaatcctatcaattgtacatataaatgCGATTGTAAGTAAGATTCTTTAATTATGGTGATGGGCTGTATACATAAAAtccaatatatcaaaaatcaaagCCTTTGCACCAATTTTACGAAATTGGGATAAACGCTtaacttttctaaaaaaaaaaatgaataagaggaagagatgagaaaaaaaaagataaagagaaaaatgttctttattaaaaatatggccctaaatgttgtaatttttgtgttataaaaatgacatagaagcaattttttaataaatctagaGATTATTCTattgttacattttaataCTACTTGCTACATATCGTGTAAGTATTTATTTGCTAAGTTTTTGctatacttatttaataatgtaaaaaagaattagttattataacttagtttttttctttatttttattaggaaTTTTTAGAGCTctgtgataaatatttttcgagctAAGGGACGTTGATTAATAGAATAACTaccaaaaatattgtaaaattacagTTAAgtttgattcatttttatgtttatatatcggtattatatgtatatttttgcaaagatCCAGTATCAATTATTGCcacatttaattcttatcattatatatattttattcatttcttaagtcaaatgtattttcataaaatgacCCTCCTTATTGCAACAGAAAATCAATATGTGCCTGATCCTAGATTATAAGTTGTAGAGggcatttaaattatgaaataatctactgatcttttaaaaataatatgaattgtaAGTTAATGTTATTGTGGTGCATaatcatagaaaatattttatcagaatctaatttagttatatatttgtaagaattctcttcataaattttaagtattaactattcaatgaaattttttgataatttacttttttttgtttcattataaaaaaactttattgtgtatttttttttcatattctaattttttatatcataaataattgcataattgcaagttcataaaaatttagtatattttttcatagctTCACTTGtagataatattgtaattattttactcaCAAGACATGCATTTCATAcagtattcataaaatattataactgaGCTTTCTTCACTGAAGACAACATTGTTCATTAATGGaagtattaatgtataatattaaaaaagcgcttgtaattatacttttaaaacatGAAATCTTTAAATCAAAACTAATTATATACCCTCTTTTTAATAAGGGACAAATagattttctcaaaataaaagttctcatattaaaaagaagaaaagaaagaaaagattgtaAAATGGTGCCAAATTTTAtactaaacaaaaatttctgcaGTGCACCTATTTCttgtaaaaagatttttctgtACAActgcttttaatattaatttattaatcacgataattctaatatttattatctaatgttatataattgatagaaatttataattataaataattattttttttttgtctttagaATCAAATAGATATCGTCTCACACCTATAAAATTCTGATTGAAAGAGTTGattgaattgtttattttattttataaacataattcatttatgatatcatgaatttttctatattttattacgcgATGAGACGatattcgtttaatatttataaaatattttcaactattAGTCGCGcgatatattgaaaagaatctgtaacacattttattattagaaaaaatacaatttgataatgttatatttaatttcagaaaaaattctttatgattatgatgtttactttatatttttaaactattatattgtgaaattattCCTAGATCATGTATATCAttagagaattattaatatttgaataaaatataatttaatacagaataacttatataaatgtacatgTGCactaatatacattatattattgcaaaatcataatatttaaatttcttttttaagaatatattctaCAGCTTGTACAAAAGAGCTGCATACTTTTGTAGGCAGTGGtgtaattgtattttcatCTCCATCTCGATATTTTCCAGTTTGTACTAGAATTCCTCTTATACCGATAGCTTGGGCACCAGCTACATCATCTTTAACatcctaaaaaaaatacaaatacgtcaaaaaattaaatatgaaaatactgattaactttatataaaataatttttacatcgcCGATCATAATTGCTTCTTCGGGAGATACGTTTCCTAAAGCAGCTTTAAAAAACTCTGCAGTAGGTTTTCCAATGACTTCCGCCTTTACATTAGCAGAATATTCTAAACCAGCAACAAAACACCCTGGTCCTAAAGCTAAACCATctgatcttttataatatcgagCTTTTTGAATTGCTATGAGAGATGCACCATCTAATAGTAACCtgaaattaagaataactTATTTCCAaacatattgtaataaatattttattacaatatatttaaatattggaaaCAAAGTTAGAAACATactggaaaaataatattgaaaaaaattttattatataacatgcTGAATGCAAACAAACACCTGAATGCTTTTGTCAATTCTtcgtaatgaaatttatccgGTGCCAATCCAATTACTACAGCATTCAttgtttcatttgtttttacCAAATCTTCAAAATCTTCATTAGCATGAGGATCAATCAATAAcattggatttaattttttcgaaatgatcAGTTTTCTTGTTGCAATTAAACtactaaaaatttcttcctttttaacAGTAAAACCTAATTTTGTTAATCGATTATATAGTAAGTTGCTAGATTCTTTACTTGTATTTGTGACAAATTTGTACGGTATATTAGCATTTCGAAGCCTATAtggaagtaataaaatttcatattaatatatcattataatacatcgttaataaattatattttatttattaaatcttcatttattattattattcattatataaatcaatgaatttaattttaatcataaaatggaATCGacgtaatataaaatgtgttatgatatttattattagatataaataattttaatatttaatttaatacaataatttaataattttaataaataaaattaccacCTGTTTAAAGCTTCCACTGCACCTGGAATCACTGTATTATCAATATGAAGAGTACCACTAAGATCTATTAGtaccatttttatttgttttgccatattttacaaaattttattatttattttatatatatttatatattatatattaaatttggttATTTATCCAATGTTTGTTACACAATtcgaagtatatatattacatacacaATCACGATACAATGTTGACTTTGATGGAAGCCTTGTTATATGACGTAGTATCTCTGCTAATCTAGCAACGGTATTGAGAATAACGTGACGTAATATTCTTCTCTTGTATAAATTTGCCGTAGGAAAAATGAATCACTTTTAATGATAGAGAAGGTAGCATATCGTggcaactatatatataagtctaaacaattacaaaatagTAACGTAAAGTTTCTCATTGCACGTGGTCAAATATGGCGCTCTCCATGAGGCAAGAAGATGTAAAACAAGTACCATGGTTTTCTCTGTAAGTATTAAGATaactaagaatttttatatgttaaaaaaatttatttaaatttattaaaagttgcaTTTGCATTATATAGCGCAGAATGGCATCAAGTATATAAACAGATTTATTCtaacaatataaatgaacaattaATGGGATACGAAATGTTGCTTGCATGGAAAG
This DNA window, taken from Apis cerana isolate GH-2021 linkage group LG5, AcerK_1.0, whole genome shotgun sequence, encodes the following:
- the LOC107997869 gene encoding haloacid dehalogenase-like hydrolase domain-containing protein 2 isoform X1, translating into MAKQIKMVLIDLSGTLHIDNTVIPGAVEALNRWLRNANIPYKFVTNTSKESSNLLYNRLTKLGFTVKKEEIFSSLIATRKLIISKKLNPMLLIDPHANEDFEDLVKTNETMNAVVIGLAPDKFHYEELTKAFRLLLDGASLIAIQKARYYKRSDGLALGPGCFVAGLEYSANVKAEVIGKPTAEFFKAALGNVSPEEAIMIGDDVKDDVAGAQAIGIRGILVQTGKYRDGDENTITPLPTKVCSSFVQAVEYILKKEI
- the LOC107997869 gene encoding haloacid dehalogenase-like hydrolase domain-containing protein 2 isoform X2, producing the protein MAKQIKMVLIDLSGTLHIDNTVIPGAVEALNRLRNANIPYKFVTNTSKESSNLLYNRLTKLGFTVKKEEIFSSLIATRKLIISKKLNPMLLIDPHANEDFEDLVKTNETMNAVVIGLAPDKFHYEELTKAFRLLLDGASLIAIQKARYYKRSDGLALGPGCFVAGLEYSANVKAEVIGKPTAEFFKAALGNVSPEEAIMIGDDVKDDVAGAQAIGIRGILVQTGKYRDGDENTITPLPTKVCSSFVQAVEYILKKEI